One genomic region from Pyrobaculum islandicum DSM 4184 encodes:
- the cutA gene encoding divalent-cation tolerance protein CutA: MYLVVLITAPDNENGRKIARHLLEKRLVSCVNITQASSMYWWEGRIEEANEVLLIAKTTADKLDELIKEVRSIHPYQLPEIIALPIVGGYIDYLEWVKRETHA; encoded by the coding sequence ATGTACTTAGTTGTGTTGATTACAGCTCCTGACAATGAAAACGGTAGGAAAATAGCAAGACATCTTCTTGAAAAGAGACTTGTCTCATGTGTTAATATTACACAAGCAAGCTCGATGTATTGGTGGGAAGGAAGAATAGAAGAGGCTAATGAGGTACTTTTAATAGCGAAGACTACCGCAGATAAACTCGACGAGTTGATAAAAGAGGTTAGGTCTATTCATCCGTATCAACTTCCAGAGATTATTGCACTACCTATTGTAGGCGGGTATATCGACTACCTAGAGTGGGTTAAGAGAGAAACTCATGCCTAG
- a CDS encoding NERD domain-containing protein codes for MEGVEVAVKRYLAGDGSALDALREFGLLNRQEPATRGYVLYKALKYGIDVSSYVKYLDWREFEEFIRYVFSEFGYNVVSNVRLNCGRSAEFDVVAWSRDVAFVVEAKKWKGGGGKWEEIACKHLKKVKMCISKLLVFAPFVVPLVISSTDVNFISGGVPVVSIRKIGNFLASFHDFKNYVIILK; via the coding sequence GTGGAAGGCGTAGAGGTTGCAGTGAAGAGGTATCTGGCCGGCGACGGATCTGCGTTAGATGCTCTGAGAGAGTTCGGCCTTTTAAATAGGCAGGAGCCAGCCACAAGGGGGTACGTCCTTTACAAAGCCCTTAAGTATGGCATAGACGTATCTAGTTACGTCAAGTACCTAGACTGGAGGGAGTTCGAGGAGTTTATACGCTATGTCTTCTCGGAGTTTGGTTACAACGTGGTGTCAAATGTTAGACTAAATTGTGGAAGAAGCGCTGAGTTTGACGTCGTTGCATGGAGCCGAGATGTGGCGTTTGTTGTAGAGGCTAAGAAGTGGAAAGGCGGGGGCGGCAAGTGGGAAGAGATCGCGTGTAAACACCTAAAGAAAGTTAAAATGTGTATTTCTAAACTACTTGTTTTTGCTCCCTTTGTTGTGCCGCTTGTAATCTCCTCTACTGATGTTAATTTTATTTCCGGCGGAGTCCCTGTGGTATCTATTAGAAAAATTGGGAACTTTCTCGCCTCTTTTCACGACTTCAAGAATTACGTCATTATACTTAAATAG
- a CDS encoding GTPase: protein MKETWRLVRRVIEDGDVVLEVVDARDPGATRVEDVEKLADKLGKRLLIVLNKADLVERDVLEKWRSYFKSLGRAVVYISAKYRLGTRKLIVAIRSLAPRIPVTVVVVGYPNVGKSTIINYLKGRYVAPTSPKPGWTRGEQLVRAKSWLLVLDTPGVVKTMSTGDLALDVIKGLVDPGAIDDPVPYAYALLRRVLSYNPKALVEAYGIDCDLENALEEIGRVKKRLLKGGKVNIDEAARIVLKDWIVGKLRYSTMPP, encoded by the coding sequence GTGAAAGAGACTTGGCGGCTAGTAAGAAGAGTTATAGAAGATGGCGATGTAGTACTTGAAGTTGTTGACGCAAGAGATCCAGGGGCTACCAGAGTAGAAGACGTTGAAAAGCTGGCAGATAAATTAGGCAAGAGGTTGCTAATAGTTTTAAACAAGGCGGATCTTGTAGAACGAGACGTGTTAGAGAAGTGGAGGTCCTATTTTAAAAGCCTAGGCAGAGCCGTAGTTTATATAAGTGCCAAATATAGACTTGGCACGCGAAAGCTGATAGTAGCTATTAGATCGCTAGCTCCGCGCATACCTGTCACAGTCGTTGTCGTGGGCTATCCAAATGTCGGTAAGTCAACAATAATTAACTACCTAAAGGGGCGCTACGTCGCCCCAACGAGTCCCAAGCCAGGGTGGACTAGGGGAGAACAACTAGTGAGAGCTAAAAGCTGGCTTTTGGTGTTAGATACGCCAGGCGTTGTAAAAACGATGTCGACAGGCGACTTAGCTTTAGATGTTATCAAAGGCTTGGTAGATCCAGGCGCTATAGACGACCCAGTACCCTACGCGTATGCACTACTTAGACGCGTGTTGTCCTATAACCCAAAAGCCCTTGTGGAAGCCTACGGCATCGACTGTGATTTAGAAAACGCACTTGAGGAGATAGGAAGAGTTAAAAAAAGACTTCTAAAAGGCGGAAAGGTAAACATCGATGAAGCAGCGCGTATAGTGCTTAAAGATTGGATAGTCGGCAAACTGAGATATTCAACAATGCCGCCGTAG
- a CDS encoding V-type ATP synthase subunit D encodes MSFKPPPSRLELIRLRRQLTLFQRIRKTLEDARNSTIQRIRALITDLEKLRREIADDFVEISTNFKTAVAKTGIDRIESIADLTPKTVKVELVNRGTHMGLEVRDYVMYPTYSIVTEAAELDIALVKTRELLKKLVEFAEKETLFYTLLNRVREYQRMINSIDYVIIPRIRENMQYIRLALEEGEREEFIRRKIIASRI; translated from the coding sequence GTGTCATTTAAGCCGCCACCTTCAAGACTAGAACTTATTAGATTAAGAAGACAACTTACGTTATTTCAAAGGATAAGGAAAACTTTAGAAGATGCTCGAAATTCTACAATCCAGAGAATAAGGGCGTTAATTACAGACTTGGAAAAGTTACGTCGTGAAATTGCGGACGACTTTGTAGAGATATCAACAAACTTCAAGACTGCGGTAGCTAAGACAGGCATAGATAGAATAGAGAGTATAGCAGATTTAACCCCCAAGACTGTAAAGGTGGAGCTTGTAAATAGAGGTACACACATGGGCCTTGAGGTGAGAGACTACGTGATGTATCCGACTTATAGCATTGTGACAGAGGCGGCTGAGCTCGATATCGCCCTAGTGAAGACAAGAGAGCTTTTAAAGAAACTTGTGGAATTTGCTGAAAAAGAAACTCTGTTCTATACGCTTTTAAACAGAGTACGTGAGTATCAGAGGATGATAAATAGCATAGACTACGTAATAATCCCCCGCATAAGAGAGAATATGCAGTACATTAGACTTGCGCTAGAAGAGGGTGAGAGAGAGGAGTTTATAAGGAGAAAAATAATAGCGTCACGTATATAA
- a CDS encoding ATP synthase subunit C has protein sequence MNAKALVTVILMAMLTMAQTTHTATGGEKYLGAGLAVGLAGLGAGIGVGIAGASAISALVEKPQERIWYLIFLALAEAIAIYGLLIGLLVFTA, from the coding sequence ATGAACGCCAAAGCATTAGTCACGGTTATATTAATGGCGATGTTAACAATGGCCCAGACAACACACACAGCAACAGGGGGCGAGAAGTACTTAGGGGCTGGCCTCGCCGTCGGCCTCGCTGGTCTTGGCGCTGGAATTGGCGTTGGTATAGCGGGTGCTTCAGCGATATCTGCTCTTGTTGAAAAGCCTCAGGAGCGAATTTGGTACTTAATATTTCTAGCGCTTGCGGAGGCGATAGCGATCTACGGCCTGTTGATTGGTCTGCTGGTGTTTACTGCCTAA
- a CDS encoding V-type ATPase subunit: protein MSSILRRPSLGPRVRGLRIKELPRDKLISLVYVNTLDEFLNILKTTHYNIALDKLTRDNLDELRRGLIKIYLDRVKSIFLGSSGDAKAVILSSLKYFEYENIRNLTIAIKAGRNPEDFILWEPLEFTRRRHIIASLLGVKNVEEIGDRLKQMRHPAYKAFELASKYGEDKLSVFLDRQWIEDFSETAPVSKDKSLNMFITELKEYLNVLIAIRARIWGLTEELNELIIGKPTPLVTSAVRDPPTKFLENAGAVPWGKILIDMVAEAPTLENISIAMDNIYPAYVKKLSDIYIARFSEFSLGALAAHLEYMKAEVITLIRVAALLAEGVPTEKRRRVFEPLTRA from the coding sequence ATGAGTTCAATACTGAGAAGACCTTCTTTAGGCCCTAGAGTAAGAGGTCTCCGTATAAAAGAGCTACCACGTGATAAACTTATCTCTCTAGTTTATGTAAATACACTAGATGAGTTTTTAAATATTTTAAAAACAACACATTACAATATAGCTCTTGATAAACTTACTAGAGACAACCTAGATGAGTTACGTAGGGGCTTAATAAAAATATATCTAGACAGAGTAAAATCAATATTTCTAGGCTCGAGCGGTGATGCAAAAGCTGTGATACTATCCTCACTTAAGTATTTTGAATATGAGAATATCAGAAACTTAACAATAGCAATTAAAGCAGGTAGAAACCCAGAGGATTTCATACTCTGGGAACCTCTCGAATTTACTAGAAGACGCCATATAATAGCGAGTCTTCTCGGCGTTAAAAACGTAGAAGAGATTGGAGATAGATTAAAACAGATGAGGCACCCAGCTTACAAGGCCTTTGAGCTAGCGTCGAAATATGGCGAAGATAAATTAAGCGTTTTTCTAGACAGACAGTGGATCGAAGACTTCTCTGAGACGGCGCCCGTGAGTAAAGACAAATCTTTGAATATGTTTATCACAGAGCTAAAGGAATACCTCAATGTCTTAATAGCAATAAGAGCAAGAATTTGGGGGCTAACAGAAGAGCTAAACGAACTCATCATTGGCAAACCAACGCCGCTAGTGACATCTGCCGTAAGAGACCCACCGACAAAGTTCTTAGAGAATGCAGGAGCTGTGCCTTGGGGCAAGATACTAATAGATATGGTGGCAGAAGCCCCCACATTAGAAAATATCTCAATAGCGATGGACAATATATATCCGGCATATGTGAAAAAGTTATCAGATATATATATAGCAAGGTTCTCCGAGTTTTCTCTCGGGGCGCTGGCCGCACATTTAGAGTATATGAAGGCGGAAGTAATTACGTTGATTAGAGTCGCCGCGTTGCTTGCGGAAGGCGTGCCAACAGAAAAAAGAAGAAGAGTGTTTGAGCCTCTTACTAGGGCTTAG
- a CDS encoding slipin family protein codes for MVLQIAEQIIFAVLLLLALIILVTILSSSIRIIPEYQRAVKFRLGRVVGVVGPGLVFIIPIIDTIMRYDLRVEVVDVPAQRALTKDNVEVTIDAAIYLRVVDPLKTALTVRNHIPAVAIYAASTLRDVVGMVDLDTLLTHRDEIAKKIASIVDEHVTPWGVKVTAVAIKDIKLPDVLLRAMASQAEAERVRRAKITLASAEYEASKIYLEAAERYSQNPTAVQLRMIDALIEIAREHNLIIVTPPTLEYVALPLAVTKREKKE; via the coding sequence GTGGTTCTCCAAATCGCTGAACAAATAATATTTGCCGTGTTGTTACTTCTCGCCCTTATAATCCTAGTTACTATACTTTCGTCATCTATTCGTATAATTCCTGAGTACCAAAGGGCTGTTAAATTTAGACTAGGCCGTGTCGTAGGCGTAGTTGGCCCAGGGCTTGTGTTTATAATTCCGATAATCGATACTATAATGAGATATGACCTACGTGTTGAGGTAGTAGACGTGCCCGCACAACGCGCGTTGACTAAGGATAATGTCGAAGTAACTATAGACGCAGCAATATACCTTAGAGTAGTTGACCCGTTGAAAACTGCTTTAACTGTAAGAAACCATATACCAGCTGTTGCAATATATGCAGCGTCTACTCTCCGCGATGTTGTTGGCATGGTGGATCTCGACACTTTACTCACACATAGAGACGAAATTGCGAAAAAGATCGCATCAATAGTAGACGAACATGTAACTCCATGGGGTGTAAAAGTAACCGCAGTTGCTATCAAAGATATAAAGCTTCCTGATGTATTACTCCGCGCAATGGCCAGTCAAGCAGAGGCAGAGAGAGTTAGACGTGCTAAAATTACGCTGGCTTCTGCTGAATATGAAGCGAGTAAGATCTACCTCGAGGCCGCCGAGCGCTATTCTCAGAATCCCACTGCTGTTCAACTAAGAATGATAGACGCATTGATTGAAATAGCTAGAGAACATAACTTAATCATTGTCACGCCGCCCACTCTGGAGTACGTAGCTCTGCCCTTGGCTGTTACCAAGAGAGAAAAGAAGGAATGA
- a CDS encoding NfeD family protein: MKKWILLLLLTCFSNAYIVHTIYTVEINGIIGPYTLSQIERAISLAEQNNGLVLLLLSTPGGLADVTLQIMKEVGNSPVPVVGFVYPDYSYAWSAGTYVLMSTHIAAMAPHTVIGSCQPIAGGTPVNESKTLNALIGYLETVAKSYGRNGTFARLCITKNVNLGADEALRYKVIDIIANDIDDLLRKINGSSIVLRNQRVEIVVIGSAIQPVTPTPTETLQMWLSDPVVSSILSLLAFILLLTAFLTGHPAAIVAAIILLVVSMFSILPTAWLSLVLIIMGASLIVFEILAGMAAHGVVAGVGAVLVIIGFLSAYPASVFGRELIHIKDWWLIQLGLYINIAVLVGFIGLIIYKAVAVHKVKPPSEFLTNLRGMEGVALDDIEPGVPGFVKVFGEYWKAVSDVSIKRGCKIRVLEVQGDRLKVEPAGINTPEGTEGEK; this comes from the coding sequence ATGAAAAAGTGGATACTTCTACTTCTTTTGACATGTTTTTCTAACGCTTATATAGTACACACTATATATACGGTTGAAATAAACGGTATAATAGGCCCATATACGCTCTCGCAAATAGAGAGAGCGATTTCTCTTGCCGAGCAAAACAACGGCCTTGTCCTACTGTTGTTGTCTACGCCAGGCGGTTTGGCTGATGTAACACTTCAAATTATGAAAGAGGTAGGAAACTCGCCGGTTCCAGTTGTGGGTTTCGTATATCCAGATTATAGTTACGCTTGGTCTGCGGGCACTTATGTATTAATGTCGACGCATATAGCGGCTATGGCGCCACATACAGTAATAGGGTCTTGTCAGCCTATTGCTGGAGGGACGCCGGTTAACGAGTCGAAGACTCTTAACGCATTGATAGGGTATCTAGAAACTGTTGCCAAGTCTTATGGGCGAAATGGTACTTTTGCCAGGCTATGTATAACTAAAAATGTGAATCTAGGCGCAGACGAGGCATTAAGATATAAGGTTATTGATATAATTGCAAACGATATAGACGATTTGTTAAGGAAAATTAATGGGAGTTCTATTGTCCTGAGAAACCAGAGAGTTGAAATCGTGGTTATTGGAAGTGCTATACAGCCGGTTACGCCCACGCCTACAGAAACCTTACAGATGTGGTTGAGCGACCCCGTGGTGTCAAGTATTTTATCTCTACTCGCATTTATACTTCTATTAACAGCCTTTTTGACAGGCCACCCAGCGGCCATAGTAGCCGCGATTATATTACTAGTTGTCTCTATGTTTTCTATTCTCCCAACTGCATGGCTTAGTCTCGTTTTGATAATTATGGGCGCGTCTCTTATCGTATTTGAAATTTTAGCAGGTATGGCGGCTCATGGAGTTGTCGCTGGCGTCGGCGCAGTTTTAGTTATAATTGGCTTCTTATCGGCATACCCAGCTAGTGTGTTTGGCAGAGAGCTTATACATATCAAAGATTGGTGGTTGATACAGCTCGGGCTTTATATAAACATAGCAGTACTAGTCGGCTTTATTGGCCTAATAATTTACAAGGCTGTGGCAGTTCATAAAGTAAAACCCCCCTCTGAGTTTTTGACAAACCTAAGAGGTATGGAGGGCGTAGCATTAGACGACATTGAACCCGGCGTGCCGGGTTTTGTAAAAGTTTTTGGAGAGTATTGGAAGGCCGTATCAGATGTGTCTATAAAAAGGGGTTGTAAAATAAGGGTTCTTGAGGTACAAGGTGATAGATTAAAGGTTGAGCCGGCGGGTATCAACACGCCGGAGGGGACGGAGGGAGAAAAGTGA
- a CDS encoding FAD-dependent oxidoreductase: protein MSCTSAVFCTPRASREDELVADVIIVGGGFGGLVTALELKRYGYRPRVVYIGHLGGHHILGNAPRYSDYIDVQSIISKARELDVIEGFFDGIYIYHKGIKYRVRYKHLVLATGGFDAPITFPNSIKAPQKTAEEVLLQQPTGLKIAVWGTTEWGLRTALTLKRLGNDVIVLDNSAYIRDTKYFEKVKKTIDFPIATSVRIKSYDRGVLKYNVITEKRTIEKREEKLDLIVSTVRMVNPYVVTKLGFKVYYSFELNSLIPRRTNLGELLTLDDTGRAVGGSNIYVTGHLYGAVRENHIVEQARLLAMYIASKDGLEDGEKVKDGLGKFLATLAVEANWLYNLGNRLEYGTDNTGRYIEPNVIDVPHWASYWPQEEDIEGVIICPCDNTPIDKVLKEVKEANRLKEIKTKITHKDVELLRQLKLPQLSFGESVCAESMCLPYATIILGALLGQKPSYFIYGKLPQ, encoded by the coding sequence GTGAGTTGTACATCTGCTGTGTTTTGTACACCTAGAGCATCTCGCGAAGATGAGCTCGTTGCCGATGTGATAATAGTAGGCGGCGGATTTGGGGGTCTTGTAACAGCGTTAGAACTTAAGAGATACGGCTATAGACCTAGGGTAGTTTACATAGGACATTTAGGCGGCCACCATATTTTAGGAAATGCGCCAAGGTACTCGGACTATATAGATGTACAATCAATAATAAGCAAAGCCAGGGAATTAGACGTAATAGAGGGGTTTTTTGATGGAATTTACATATATCATAAAGGTATAAAATATAGAGTACGCTATAAACACCTAGTTTTAGCTACAGGGGGTTTCGATGCGCCGATAACATTTCCAAATAGCATCAAGGCACCTCAGAAGACTGCAGAAGAGGTTCTATTACAACAACCCACAGGTCTTAAAATCGCCGTTTGGGGCACAACCGAGTGGGGGCTACGTACTGCACTTACATTAAAAAGACTTGGCAACGACGTAATAGTTTTAGATAACTCTGCATATATAAGAGATACGAAATATTTTGAAAAGGTCAAGAAGACGATAGATTTCCCCATTGCCACCTCTGTAAGGATTAAGAGTTATGACAGAGGAGTTTTAAAATACAACGTTATAACTGAAAAAAGGACTATAGAGAAAAGAGAGGAGAAACTCGATCTTATAGTGTCGACTGTAAGAATGGTGAACCCGTATGTAGTCACAAAGCTGGGGTTTAAAGTGTATTACAGCTTTGAGTTAAATTCTCTTATACCCAGGCGCACCAACCTCGGCGAACTTTTGACACTAGATGACACAGGTAGAGCCGTCGGCGGGAGTAATATCTACGTGACTGGCCACCTCTATGGCGCAGTGAGAGAAAACCACATCGTAGAACAAGCCAGGTTGCTTGCCATGTACATAGCTTCTAAAGATGGGCTTGAAGATGGGGAAAAAGTTAAAGATGGTTTAGGTAAGTTCCTCGCCACACTTGCGGTAGAAGCCAACTGGCTTTATAACCTTGGCAACAGACTTGAATATGGCACAGATAACACAGGACGATACATAGAGCCTAATGTTATCGACGTCCCACACTGGGCTTCGTATTGGCCACAAGAAGAAGATATAGAAGGCGTCATCATATGCCCCTGTGACAATACGCCTATAGATAAAGTGTTAAAGGAGGTAAAAGAGGCGAATAGGCTGAAAGAGATAAAGACAAAGATAACACATAAAGACGTTGAACTGCTAAGGCAATTAAAGCTTCCACAGCTTTCATTTGGAGAATCTGTATGTGCCGAATCTATGTGCCTACCCTACGCAACAATAATACTAGGGGCACTGTTAGGACAGAAGCCGTCGTACTTTATATACGGCAAACTCCCACAGTAG
- a CDS encoding phosphomannomutase/phosphoglucomutase: protein MTVFKAYDIRGVVDRELTMDLVEKIGYAISKFFNGGDIIVGMDVRTHSFRIAEALSRGLLVGGNIVFIGTSTTPVTHYASYIFQKPAVMITASHNPPEYNGMKIMKPGGVDLESHEIQQLANMLESPPPATRGVVYVSDILTKYIDYITARFRRLDLSIGFDPANAAGVILKPLLERSFRKVVAINDFPDGRFPAHLPDPEKAENLKQLQKLVIENRLDAGIALDGDCDRVGLVTARGEVFRPEKMVYTLINYYAKPGDTVVFDITMPLYLEKVAEERGVKIIRQRVGHSFQKPTAARYNAIFWAEYSGHIGFKENNYFDDGIYAALKILSILEERNTTLDKILEEAPKVYEERLDLKVADPRKAVEEAKKRAVSFEFYELDGIDIRTRDGRLLIRPSNTEPVLRVKLESNSKDGLEKLRQLLSQLVSV from the coding sequence ATGACGGTATTTAAGGCATATGATATTAGAGGTGTAGTAGATAGAGAGTTGACGATGGATTTAGTTGAGAAGATCGGATACGCTATTTCGAAGTTTTTCAACGGCGGAGATATTATAGTCGGTATGGACGTTAGAACACACTCATTTAGAATTGCCGAAGCGTTATCTAGAGGGCTTCTCGTGGGGGGCAACATCGTGTTTATAGGCACGTCTACAACCCCTGTGACGCATTACGCATCGTATATATTCCAAAAGCCCGCGGTGATGATAACAGCATCTCACAACCCGCCGGAGTACAACGGTATGAAGATCATGAAGCCGGGAGGCGTAGATTTAGAGAGTCATGAAATTCAACAACTAGCAAATATGTTAGAGTCCCCCCCTCCAGCGACTCGCGGCGTTGTATATGTCAGCGATATTTTGACAAAGTACATCGACTATATAACGGCGAGGTTTAGAAGATTAGATCTATCTATAGGATTTGACCCGGCTAATGCGGCTGGCGTGATATTAAAACCTCTGTTAGAGAGAAGTTTTAGAAAGGTCGTTGCAATAAACGATTTTCCAGACGGCAGATTTCCAGCTCACTTGCCAGATCCAGAGAAGGCGGAAAATCTAAAACAACTTCAGAAGTTAGTAATAGAGAATAGACTAGATGCAGGTATTGCGCTTGATGGCGACTGCGACAGAGTTGGCCTTGTTACAGCTAGAGGCGAAGTTTTTCGGCCTGAAAAAATGGTTTATACACTCATAAATTACTATGCAAAACCAGGCGATACTGTCGTGTTTGATATCACTATGCCTCTATATCTAGAGAAAGTCGCAGAAGAGCGGGGGGTTAAGATAATCAGGCAAAGAGTGGGCCACAGTTTCCAAAAGCCCACGGCGGCGAGATATAACGCGATTTTCTGGGCAGAGTATAGTGGACATATCGGGTTTAAAGAAAATAACTATTTTGACGACGGTATATATGCGGCTTTAAAAATACTTTCTATTCTCGAAGAGCGAAACACGACACTAGACAAAATACTAGAGGAGGCGCCTAAGGTCTATGAAGAACGTCTAGATCTCAAAGTTGCCGACCCTAGAAAAGCAGTCGAAGAGGCAAAAAAGAGGGCTGTTTCTTTCGAATTTTATGAGCTAGACGGAATAGATATAAGAACTAGGGATGGAAGGCTATTAATTAGGCCTAGCAACACAGAGCCTGTGCTTAGAGTTAAGCTGGAGTCTAATTCAAAAGATGGGCTAGAGAAATTAAGACAGTTGTTAAGCCAACTGGTTTCTGTATAA
- a CDS encoding DUF763 domain-containing protein: protein MRLGGVADLPLHDGHVPPWLFIRMRKLASLILHVMYDLYGPDGIIERFAHPVFFQAFNNIIGMDWDSSGSTTVTTAVVKEVLRNSDVIPVRVAGGKGRQALKTPNEIEEIAKRFGLDATQLITASRLTAKVDNTLIQDGYEIYHHAFFISETGRWCVIQQGMNPEVKMARRYHWISTEDFFNSPHTGIIGFRHNNVLNLASKNSRDNRSIILELVNEGATKIAKYLALLRGQTTLVDTPYYHPYVKTSIDIDIKTVLKNLPPPKSVDDFKELLLKYRVGPKTLRALALVAEIIFKTPADWSDPAVDPFKFSFAVGGKDGVPYPVNKKVYDELIALLDAVVEKAHTNPGLYRYLAHLAKKAEMWKFPEDKKRPT, encoded by the coding sequence GTGAGACTTGGCGGAGTCGCAGACTTGCCGCTACACGACGGCCATGTGCCGCCTTGGTTATTTATACGCATGAGGAAACTCGCCTCGTTGATTTTACATGTGATGTACGACCTTTACGGCCCCGACGGCATTATTGAACGTTTTGCACACCCCGTCTTTTTCCAAGCCTTTAACAACATTATAGGCATGGACTGGGATAGTAGCGGTAGCACCACTGTAACTACAGCGGTGGTAAAAGAGGTTTTACGAAATTCTGACGTAATACCTGTGAGAGTGGCTGGGGGGAAAGGTCGTCAAGCCTTAAAAACGCCGAATGAGATAGAAGAAATCGCCAAGCGTTTTGGTCTAGACGCCACACAGCTTATAACAGCTTCTAGACTCACCGCTAAGGTAGATAACACGTTGATACAAGATGGGTACGAGATATACCACCATGCCTTCTTTATATCTGAGACAGGCAGATGGTGTGTTATTCAACAAGGCATGAACCCAGAGGTTAAAATGGCGCGTCGTTACCATTGGATTTCTACTGAGGATTTCTTCAATAGTCCCCACACAGGAATCATCGGATTCCGCCATAACAACGTCCTCAATTTAGCATCTAAAAACAGTAGAGATAATAGGTCGATAATTTTAGAACTCGTAAATGAGGGAGCTACAAAAATTGCAAAGTACCTAGCCCTTCTGCGCGGTCAGACAACCTTGGTAGACACCCCCTACTATCATCCATATGTAAAAACCAGCATCGACATAGACATCAAGACAGTTTTGAAAAATCTACCGCCGCCTAAGTCTGTAGACGATTTTAAAGAACTTCTGCTCAAATATAGAGTGGGGCCTAAGACTTTACGCGCACTTGCCTTAGTTGCAGAAATCATTTTTAAAACTCCCGCAGACTGGAGCGACCCAGCTGTAGACCCGTTTAAATTCTCCTTTGCAGTAGGAGGGAAAGACGGGGTGCCGTATCCAGTTAACAAAAAGGTATACGACGAATTAATTGCCCTACTTGATGCGGTTGTAGAAAAAGCCCATACAAACCCTGGGCTTTATCGCTACCTTGCCCACTTGGCAAAGAAGGCAGAGATGTGGAAATTTCCTGAAGATAAAAAGAGACCTACTTAA
- a CDS encoding orotidine 5'-phosphate decarboxylase / HUMPS family protein, with translation MYPVVVALDTEVLKALDVAKTLKDLVAGFKVGWDLVLASGASIIGEIARFGNVIVDLKIADVPHVANRVIEKLINRGACCVITHGFLYPSLPRGRHIYVLAKMTAPTLYDKIWEELLDVGDVRGYVLPGNQPDVIAHARRKLGCSYRIISPGIGPQGGNPGDAIRAGADFEIVGRYILEDVSRVTQWSQYKPSCFETL, from the coding sequence GTGTACCCAGTAGTGGTGGCATTGGATACGGAGGTCTTAAAGGCTCTTGACGTTGCAAAAACGCTTAAAGACTTAGTCGCAGGATTTAAAGTCGGATGGGACTTAGTACTTGCTAGTGGTGCATCTATCATTGGCGAGATTGCGAGATTTGGTAATGTAATTGTCGATTTAAAAATTGCTGACGTTCCACATGTGGCAAATAGAGTAATCGAGAAACTTATCAACAGAGGTGCATGTTGCGTAATTACCCACGGCTTCCTATATCCGTCTCTCCCAAGGGGCAGACATATATACGTCCTAGCTAAAATGACAGCGCCAACTCTATATGACAAAATATGGGAGGAGTTGTTAGATGTGGGAGACGTCAGGGGATACGTCTTGCCTGGCAACCAACCAGATGTTATAGCCCACGCTCGTAGGAAACTAGGCTGTAGCTACAGAATTATTTCGCCCGGCATAGGACCGCAAGGCGGTAATCCGGGCGACGCCATACGAGCAGGAGCCGATTTTGAAATAGTTGGGAGATACATCCTCGAGGACGTGTCCAGGGTTACACAGTGGTCTCAATATAAACCCAGCTGTTTTGAAACTCTATGA